The genomic DNA GCCATCCCACAGGATTTGTCCTTCTTTGTTCACCGTGTCGGACGGACAGGCCGAAATAGCTTGTCTGGTATTGCCATCACCCTTTACCAGCCGAGTGATGATGCGGACATTCGAGAACTAGAAAAACTCAACATCCAGTTTCTTCCAAAGGAAATGAAGAACGGGGAGTTTGTCGATACCTACGACCGCGACCGTCGGGTCAATCGTGAAAAATCCCGTGAAAAACTGGACTTGGAAATGCTTGGTCTGGTTAAGAAGAAAAAGAAAAAAATCAAGCCAGGCTACAAGAAGAAAATCAAGTGGGCTGTGGATGAAAAACGCCGCAAGACCAAACGAGTGGAAGCAAGAGCCAAGGGGCGTGCCGAGCGCAAGGCCAAACGCCAGACCTTTTAATTGATAGGATAGACCATGTTACAAACGATTTTAAGTCTTTATTTGCAGAGCTTGCTTCTTGCGGCAGTTGCGGTCATTTTTGTTAGCCTCATCTGGTTTTTTGCTCGGATGATAAAGCGGACAGATAAGACCCTCCAAGCCCGGCAAGAGGTACTTTACGATTTGTTGATTATAAATGTTATGACCATCCCCATTATTTCCTTTGGGATTGTCGGCATTTTACTGATGTTAAAAGCTTAGGAAGAATGAACTTATGTACGATACAATCATCATCGGTGCCGGCCCTGCTGGAATGACCGCAGCCCTCTATGCAGCCCGAAGCAACCTCAAGGTTGCCCTCTTGGAGCGTGGTATTTACGGCGGCCAGATGAACAATACAGCTGATATTGAAAATTACCCTGGATATGCAGCCATTTCTGGACCAGAATTGGCGGAAAAAATGTTTGAACCCTTAGAAAAATTTGGTGTTGAACACCTGTTCGGTCAGTTAGTCAAGATTGAGTTGGACGGTGAGGTGAAAAAGGTCATCACAGAAGATGAGGTTTTGGAAGCTTCTACGGTTGTGCTTGCAATGGGAGCCCAACACCGCCTGTTAGGGGTTCCGGGAGAAGAAACCTACAACAGCCGCGGCGTTTCCTATTGTGCGGTTTGTGACGGAGCTTTCTTTCGCGACCAAGATTTACTGGTGGTTGGGGGCGGCGATTCCGCCGTTGAAGAAGCGATTTTCCTGACCCAGTTTGCAAAAAGCGTGACCATTGTTCACCGTCGGGATGAATTGCGTGCCCAGAAGATTATTCAGGACCGCGCTTTTGCCAATGAAAAAATCAGCTTTATCTGGGATAGCGTGGTAGAGGAAATCCAAGGTGACGAATTAAAAGTTCAAAGTGTCCGCATTCGAAACGTGAAAACCAGTCAGGTCAGTGAACATGCCTTTGGTGGCGTCTTTATTTACGTTGGATTGGATCCGATGAGCGAGTCTGTCAGCGACCTAGGGATTACAGATGAGGCAGGCTGGATTGAAACCAACGACCTCATGGAAACCAAGCAAGCGGGCGTCTTTGCGGTCGGTGACATTCGTAAGAAACACCTGCGCCAGATTACGACAGCCGTTGGCGACGGCGCCATCGCAGGCCAGCAAGTCTACAATTACCTACTAGAACACACCAAGTAGAGAGGTTTTTATGTTTCATATCTATGACATTCAAAAAAGCCCTGACGGCATTGCCTTTGATAAGGTTTTTGACCTAGAAAAGGAGCTTCAGGAGCGCAACAAAGAAATTCTAGGACTCTCTCCTGTCGCTGTTACAGGAAAGGTTCGATTTGAATCCGGGTTTTTCTTTTTAGATTACCAAATGACCTACACCATTACGCTAGCTTCCAGCCGGTCAATGGAGCCTGTTCATCTTGATGAAAACCAGTCCGTTAACGAACTCTTTGTCGCAAGTGAGGCAGCGCTCAAGGAGCAGGATTTGGTCGATGAAGACTTGGTATTGGTAGTAGAGGATGACCAGATCAATCTAGCAGAGAGCGTAGCGGATAATATTTTGCTCGCGATTCCAATCAAGGTCTTGACTCCAGAAGAAGAAGCTGGTGCAGACCTGCCATCAGGAACCAACTGGACCGTGATGACCGAGGCCGGCTACCAGTCGAACGCTCAAGCTAAAAAAGAAGCCAACAGCCCCTTTGCTCAGTTGCAGGGATTGTTTGACGAAGAAGACAAGTAGAGGAAAAGGGAAGGGCGAAAGCTTTGACCTTGCGATTAAATTATCTGAAAATTCTTGTCAATACGTCTATTTCAGTGTATAATGAAGAAGATACTAATTAGAGGAGTAAGAACTCATGACAAAAGCAAACTTTGGTGTTGTCGGTATGGCAGTTATGGGCCGCAACTTGGCCCTCAACGTAGAGTCACGCGGTTACACCGTAGCAATTTATAACCGTTCAGCAGATAAAACAGAAGATGTAGTAGCTAGCAATCCAGGCAAGAAACTGGTACCAAGCTACGATGTAGAGAGCTTTGTAGCTTCTATTGAAAAACCACGCCGTATCATGCTCATGGTTCAAGCAGGACCAGGTACAGATGCGACGATTCAAGCTCTTCTGCCACACTTAGATAAAGGGGACATCTTGATTGACGGTGGAAATACCTTCTACGAAGATACCATCCGTCGCTCTGCTGAGTTGGCTAACTCAGGTATCAACTTCATCGGAACAGGTGTATCTGGTGGTGAAAAAGGTGCCCTTGAAGGCCCATCCATCATGCCAGGTGGTCAAAAAGAAGCCTATGAATTGGTGGCAGATGTCTTGGAAGAAATTTCTGCAAAAGCCCCAGAAGACGGCGCGCCATGTGTCACTTACATTGGCCCAGACGGAGCAGGTCACTATGTGAAAATAGTC from Streptococcus oriscaviae includes the following:
- the trxB gene encoding thioredoxin-disulfide reductase, encoding MYDTIIIGAGPAGMTAALYAARSNLKVALLERGIYGGQMNNTADIENYPGYAAISGPELAEKMFEPLEKFGVEHLFGQLVKIELDGEVKKVITEDEVLEASTVVLAMGAQHRLLGVPGEETYNSRGVSYCAVCDGAFFRDQDLLVVGGGDSAVEEAIFLTQFAKSVTIVHRRDELRAQKIIQDRAFANEKISFIWDSVVEEIQGDELKVQSVRIRNVKTSQVSEHAFGGVFIYVGLDPMSESVSDLGITDEAGWIETNDLMETKQAGVFAVGDIRKKHLRQITTAVGDGAIAGQQVYNYLLEHTK
- a CDS encoding DUF4059 family protein, with the protein product MLQTILSLYLQSLLLAAVAVIFVSLIWFFARMIKRTDKTLQARQEVLYDLLIINVMTIPIISFGIVGILLMLKA
- a CDS encoding YceD family protein — encoded protein: MFHIYDIQKSPDGIAFDKVFDLEKELQERNKEILGLSPVAVTGKVRFESGFFFLDYQMTYTITLASSRSMEPVHLDENQSVNELFVASEAALKEQDLVDEDLVLVVEDDQINLAESVADNILLAIPIKVLTPEEEAGADLPSGTNWTVMTEAGYQSNAQAKKEANSPFAQLQGLFDEEDK